Proteins encoded in a region of the Bombyx mori chromosome 23, ASM3026992v2 genome:
- the LOC110386016 gene encoding glucose-1-phosphatase, with protein sequence MSKHRHKFFFNSTRTVNDMIAVTFYFLLISGVGCLRLEQVLIFSRHNIRAPITKDTEEYTNKIFPKWSLEPALLTEKGALLEGYMGEYLTKWMTENQLLPGTCPDKETVLIYANNKRRTIATAKAFVDAAFPDCNVNVKYEKDFDIHDITFNYAIHNTTEAYKQKVLEEIEEMLANCKLTDAYEELDKIIDIKTSKICETKGFCDLVHDKNIVIYHAGDKLKLNGPLTIGNEVVDNFIMSYYEGRPLEEVAWGEITSPEQWKVLTKITAMDQKIRFNIPSSVKDTARPTIRYMRSIFTNENIKLALLVGHDANLNLITNALGFNPFVLPEQYEPYPVGGKIIFQKWKDAAGDYYLKVEYVYLSWNQLRDGVKINIQSPPLRVTLGIKDCAIDKNGLCPWDDFIKLINKY encoded by the coding sequence ATGTCAAAGCACaggcataagtttttttttaattcaacgcGCACTGTGAACGATATGATCGcagtaactttttattttttattaatatccggCGTTGGCTGTCTGCGCCTCGAGCAAGTCTTAATTTTTAGTCGTCACAACATAAGGGCTCCAATAACAAAAGACACAGAAGAatacacaaacaaaatatttccgAAATGGTCTTTGGAGCCGGCCCTGCTGACGGAAAAGGGGGCCTTATTGGAAGGCTACATGGGCGAATATCTAACGAAATGGATGACAGAGAATCAACTCTTACCCGGAACGTGTCCCGACAAAGAAACCGTTTTGATTTATGCGAATAACAAGAGACGAACCATAGCTACTGCGAAGGCGTTTGTCGATGCCGCATTCCCTGACTGCAATGTAAACGTGAAGTATGAAAAGGATTTTGATATACatgacatcacttttaattatgcTATTCATAACACCACCGAAGCCTACAAACAAAAAGTACTCGAAGAAATCGAGGAAATGCTCGCCAATTGTAAACTAACAGATGCCTACGAAGAATTAGACAAGATTATCGACATAAAAACCTCTAAAATATGCGAAACTAAAGGATTCTGCGATTTGGTCCACGACAAGAATATTGTAATTTATCACGCTGGCGACAAACTGAAGTTGAACGGACCTCTGACAATAGGAAATGAAGTAgttgataattttataatgagTTACTACGAAGGACGTCCTCTGGAAGAAGTTGCGTGGGGAGAAATCACTAGTCCCGAGCAATGGAAAGTTCTAACTAAAATAACGGCTATGGATCAAAAAATACGGTTTAATATTCCCTCATCTGTCAAGGATACTGCCCGACCTACGATCAGATATATGAGGTCTATATTcacaaatgaaaatattaaacttgCTTTGCTCGTGGGCCACGATGCGAATTTGAACTTAATAACCAACGCTTTAGGCTTCAATCCGTTTGTGTTACCTGAGCAGTACGAGCCGTACCCGGTAGGCGGgaagattatatttcaaaaatggAAAGACGCGGCCGGTGATTATTATTTGAAAGTAGAATACGTTTATCTGTCATGGAATCAATTAAGAGATGGCgttaaaattaacattcaaaGCCCGCCATTACGAGTTACATTGGGAATCAAAGACTGCGCGATCGATAAAAATGGTTTATGTCCGTGGGatgatttcataaaattaataaataagtattaa